The genomic region AGTGGCCGAATTGCAACAGTTGTGGCAACAGCATCCCAGTCGTCTCCCCGACGAACCCCCAACCCCGGCCCAGGCGTCCCCCGAGGCGGCGACGGATGCCAAAACGGCTTTTCAATCCTGGGCTGCTCAAACCCAGGCGAAATCGGCCTGTTTCCCCTTATGTCCGCAATGTCAGGCGCCCACCCCGCCGGGAGAACTGGAACGCTGGTCGGTCTGTGCGTTGTGTGCGGCTCGCCGTTGGTCTGGTCGTTGAGCGATCGCCCCACGGCTCGAAGGTCAAATTTTTCAGTTAATGTAGCGTCGATAACAGCAATCGAGAACGGTTCGGTTCTCTCTCAAATCTGTCGTCGTTTTTCAGCGATCGATTATTCTCTCTAAGCTCGAAAACTTCAAGACGATCGCCTCGTGGGGGCGCCAATTCCCCACTCTTTTTTACGCGATCGCCTCCTCCGTGAGTTTCGGTTTTTCGCGATCCCCGTTGGTTTGGCGGTAAGAGTTATTGTTTTTACTGCAAGACAATAAAGTCTTTACTCACCCAATTTGTATCTGTTTTTTACAGAACCCTAAAGAAAATATAAAATTATAAACTCCGATTAAATCCCCTATAACCCAAGCAGGTAAATCGATCGATCCCCATCGAGCTAGACGAGGGATTGCAGGAGAATTAGGCCAATCACAATATCTTTCCTTCCCAGCGATCCCTATGAACAGCTCAACTTGTGTAGGACTAGCCTGTCGCCACTGCACCCACTTCAGTCCCGAAGGACGCAGAGGCGGACAATGCCAACAACTAGGGGTTCCCGTGCGCGGGGGCTGGAAAGCTTGCTCTCTGGTGATGAAATCCTTTGCTCCTTCCTGGGAAGGACTGCAAGAGGCGATCGAATTGGAACGAGAAATTATTCACTTAGAACACGCTCTGTCTTTACAATCCGCATTACATTCCAGCGATCCTGAGTGCAACGCTGCCGAAAGTGTTTCTACTCCCAGTCATTCTTTAAGAAGATCGAACCCCCCGGAATCGGTAACATTTCGATAAAAAAATATCTTAAATTTTGGTAAACTTCAGCCCACCATTCGTTTCTACGTCATCGAGAACGAATGGTGGGTCGGTCTTTTTACTATTGAAATTGGTGCTAACTCCCGAGTCCCGATTCCCCACTCACTTGCCAATTTAAAAGGTCAAAAATTTTCCTCAAAAATTATTTATTCTTGAGGATCTTGCCAGGGTTCGACTTGGATGCCATCGCCAGCAAAAACAACTTTAAATAATGCAAAGCGATCGGTTTCTAGGGCTTCATTGGCTTTTAACTCGGGAAGGGGAGTTTCCCAAACTTGGCGATCGCCTTGTTCTTCAATCGCCCAATAATTAGCAATTTGTCCGTCTTCGGAAACTTGAACCCGATAGACCAAAGGCATTTTGGGCTGATTGTTACCTGCTTTTTGTTTCAAGTTGGTTTCGAGCAATTTTTGTAAATTGGCAATTTCTTCTGTATTTTGAATCTCTAAAGATTGCTGTTCCACCGAATCGAGTAACGCCCAAATTTGTTGGTATTGAAAATAAGTTTTGGGAGTCGCTTGGCTGCAGGTTGCGCGAACCGCATTACTTTTGAGTTGTTCTATATCGATCGCCGCCGCATTGGCGCCCATCATCGCCCCACCGATCGCCGACGGGGGAGATTGCGAACTTGTAGGCGGAGTTTTCTCTAAACTCGCTTCAATTTTTTCAATTAACGCTTTCGTCACGCTCAAATAACACTCAGACATGCCGCCATCGACTCGGGAAAACTCGCCATTTTTTGTTTTAACCTTCGCCAAGCGTAAAGCCCGAACAAAGCGCTCGCGAGCCTCATCCAACCCGTCGATGACTTCGCGAACTTCCTCATTGCTTTTGAGTTCGATTTCGCGACTGACATTATTATTAAAATAGCCAATAGAAACGAGTTCGACCAAGCCAAAATTGGTATGTAGTTCGATTTCTTGTTCGTCAGACAAACGGCGATCGATGCCATCTTTCTCGTTTTTCTGATTTTTTTCCTCAGCCAAGCGCAAAAAGAAGGTCGCATTATTCGCCGATTGCGTTAAAAAGGTGCGATCGCGCTTCGTTTCCGACGCCGAACCCTCCCCACTGCCCGATACAAGCTTGAGCTCCGCAGGGGCAGCGATTCTGACGGGTTCGCCATCATAAATTGCCTTTAACAACACCACCCGACCGACCCCCATTAACGAGGCGGGGTGACTTTCGAGCAAGCCTTTTTCATACTGCGATCGCGCCCGGTCTAAATCGCCGAGGGCTTCGTAAATCTTGCCCAAAGAAAATTGAATCTCCGTGGGATCGTCGGGATTTAATGACAGGGCTTGTTCGTACTTCTTTTTTGCTTTCGCCCACTCACCTTTCTGGTAAAATTCCTGTCCTTCGCGGTAATAAAACGAGGCGACGCGAGGGGTGACGGAATGATTGATAAACCAGGTCCCCCCCGCCAAAGACAACGCCACCACAAACGTGACTTCCGCGTGCCAGTGGGGGGGAATTGGCGTGCTGGCGAGCATTTGTTCGACGCTTTTCTTACCCCGTTCCGTGAGGGCGCCTCCCGCGACCACCGCCAGTCCGGCCCCTTGTCCGATGGTGGCGAGGGTGCCGACAAAATCGAAACCGTGGGCGGCGGAAAAGGTTTGGGCCGTGCTGGTAATCCAGGTTCCAGCAAAGACCAAACAGACCACCGTGCCTAAGTTCCAGACAAAGTTCGGGCAGCGCGACCACCAGGGCTGTTGCGATCGCGGGGCGGGGATTTTTTCGGGAAACCACCACCACGCCGACTTGGGAGGTTTCAAACTGGCGCGATACTCGCTCAAGCGATCCCCATCGAGGTGGGCTTGATGAGTGAGCTGTTGGAAGCGGGCGTCGAGTTCGAGCAGGCGGGCGATATTCTCCGCACTGGCGCGGGTTTTTTCCGGTAAATGTTCTTCGATACAATCGCGGGCGAGCAGAACCGCGAGTAGGGGTTGAGGGGAAGGATGGGGAAGGCTGCGGGCGAAGCGATCGAGGGCGTCGGCATAGCGCACGATCGCCCGATCTAAAGTACAGCAAGGATTCTGGTCACTCAGCTCGCTCATCAGTTCGGCTCCCCAACGGGCGATCGCCTTTTGCACTCCCGAAAGTTTAATGGTTCTAGGGTAGCCGCTCTAGTTCCCCTCGGCAAATGCACGGCGATCGCAGCGCGACGCCAGAGGCGTATCGTCCATCAAGAGCCGAATTTAGATTAGCTTGAATATCCGTTGGGCCTAGTTAGACCAGGGACTGATATATAACTCTCCCGTTGGCGTAAATACAACTTTAAATTCGGCGATCGCTTCTTCGGCTTCCTGCGATTGCGGTAAGCTTTGCAGGGGAACTTCTTGCAGAAAATCATCCGCCTCCTCGCTCATCGGTTCGTAGGCGCTCAGTTCGCCGTCTTCGCCCATTTCAACCCGATAAATCAGATCGCTGTTGAAGGTCGGAATCGTTCGCCAGTTGACATCGACCATTTGATATAAGTTGTAGCGCAATTGTTGAACTTTTTGCGGGTCGGTAATTTTTGGTTGTTCGGGGGCGGGGCTTGGCGCCGTTCCGCCACCGCCTGCGGTCTGGAAATCTTCGGTATTCTCATCCGGATTATCCTCGGCTGCGGTCGCTCCATCGTTCGGGTTTTCCTTGTCCCCGGTCAGTTTTTCGACCACGTCGACGGCGACTTTCTCGGCATTAATCCGCTCCTCTTTGGCCACGATCGCCCCAGTCTCAATACTTTGTGCGATCTCCCGCTTGCCCACGAGCATGAACCATTTATACTCGTCGAGGGTTTCGGGTAAGGCAAATTGCTGA from Oxynema aestuarii AP17 harbors:
- a CDS encoding tetratricopeptide repeat protein; the encoded protein is MSELSDQNPCCTLDRAIVRYADALDRFARSLPHPSPQPLLAVLLARDCIEEHLPEKTRASAENIARLLELDARFQQLTHQAHLDGDRLSEYRASLKPPKSAWWWFPEKIPAPRSQQPWWSRCPNFVWNLGTVVCLVFAGTWITSTAQTFSAAHGFDFVGTLATIGQGAGLAVVAGGALTERGKKSVEQMLASTPIPPHWHAEVTFVVALSLAGGTWFINHSVTPRVASFYYREGQEFYQKGEWAKAKKKYEQALSLNPDDPTEIQFSLGKIYEALGDLDRARSQYEKGLLESHPASLMGVGRVVLLKAIYDGEPVRIAAPAELKLVSGSGEGSASETKRDRTFLTQSANNATFFLRLAEEKNQKNEKDGIDRRLSDEQEIELHTNFGLVELVSIGYFNNNVSREIELKSNEEVREVIDGLDEARERFVRALRLAKVKTKNGEFSRVDGGMSECYLSVTKALIEKIEASLEKTPPTSSQSPPSAIGGAMMGANAAAIDIEQLKSNAVRATCSQATPKTYFQYQQIWALLDSVEQQSLEIQNTEEIANLQKLLETNLKQKAGNNQPKMPLVYRVQVSEDGQIANYWAIEEQGDRQVWETPLPELKANEALETDRFALFKVVFAGDGIQVEPWQDPQE